One genomic window of Paenisporosarcina antarctica includes the following:
- a CDS encoding ABC transporter substrate-binding protein, whose product MKKLLLTLLMAIMVTIILGACSDGADEKTGDEDSSEVSEYKIGVIYSKTGPNSPLGEPEWNATKLIEEKINSDGGINGIPLNIVMADDESTQEKATQEANRLINDEDVLVLLGSSGSGESLAIKGIAMQQEVPMISAAASTHIVEPVEDSKWVFKTPQSDRLAVERVYIYMNEQGINKIGTIVDSNAFGTSGLEQMEALADEYNIEIVAKESYNTKDPDMSAQLTKINSAKAQAILVWGTNPGPAVIAKNTRALGIDLPIIGSHGIANQNFITLAENAAEGVIIPTGKLLFPSQISADDVQYDVISSFYKDYTDKYDSEPTNFGSYGYDNLMLVIDALQSGATDRDSIRDYLENDVTDWVGTTGVFNYTDKDHNGLTADSLVMAVVKDGEWILLK is encoded by the coding sequence ATGAAGAAATTACTTTTAACATTGCTTATGGCTATTATGGTCACAATTATTCTAGGAGCATGTAGCGATGGTGCAGACGAGAAAACCGGGGATGAAGACTCATCAGAGGTAAGTGAATATAAAATTGGCGTCATTTACTCAAAAACTGGACCAAATAGTCCACTTGGCGAACCTGAATGGAATGCCACTAAATTAATAGAAGAGAAAATAAATAGCGATGGCGGCATAAACGGAATACCATTGAATATTGTTATGGCTGATGATGAATCCACTCAAGAAAAAGCGACACAGGAAGCAAATCGCTTGATCAATGATGAAGATGTTCTTGTACTTCTTGGTTCATCTGGTAGTGGTGAAAGCCTTGCGATTAAAGGGATTGCTATGCAACAGGAAGTTCCAATGATTTCGGCGGCAGCAAGTACACATATCGTAGAACCGGTCGAAGATTCAAAATGGGTATTCAAAACGCCTCAATCTGACAGACTTGCGGTTGAGCGTGTATATATTTACATGAATGAGCAGGGAATCAACAAGATTGGAACTATTGTTGACTCGAACGCATTTGGTACAAGTGGACTCGAACAGATGGAAGCACTTGCAGATGAATATAATATTGAAATCGTAGCAAAAGAAAGCTACAACACAAAAGATCCGGATATGAGTGCGCAACTCACAAAAATTAACAGTGCAAAAGCACAAGCGATTCTGGTTTGGGGTACAAACCCTGGTCCAGCAGTAATCGCCAAAAACACACGTGCATTAGGTATCGACTTACCAATTATCGGTAGTCACGGAATTGCAAATCAAAACTTTATTACATTGGCTGAGAATGCTGCTGAAGGTGTAATTATTCCAACGGGTAAGCTACTCTTCCCGAGTCAGATTTCAGCCGACGATGTCCAGTATGACGTTATTTCTTCCTTTTACAAGGATTACACAGATAAGTACGACAGTGAGCCAACTAATTTCGGCTCATACGGATATGATAACTTGATGCTAGTTATCGACGCATTGCAAAGCGGAGCAACTGATCGTGATTCAATTCGTGATTATTTAGAAAATGATGTTACCGATTGGGTTGGGACAACTGGTGTATTTAACTACACAGATAAAGATCATAATGGTTTAACGGCTGATAGCTTAGTAATGGCTGTAGTAAAAGATGGAGAATGGATTTTACTTAAATAA
- a CDS encoding ABC transporter ATP-binding protein, producing the protein MSKSKLIDVIDLSASYGPIQALNNISLSVNKGEIVALLGANGAGKTTLLQTISGLLKPTEGKILYQGNNITGMEAEKVVEKHLVHVPEHRQIFSTMTVLDNLYLGAYHHRKKTKMKNIENNIEKVFNLFPILKDRKDQLGGTMSGGQQQMLAIARGVMSEPELLLLDEPTLGLAPLIAKDVLELVRNLRAEFGTTVLLIEQNVTASLKIADRGYVISHGTIVKSGNSKQLLNDPEVKEAYLGHTVN; encoded by the coding sequence ATGAGTAAAAGTAAATTAATAGATGTTATAGATCTATCGGCCAGTTATGGTCCTATTCAAGCGTTAAATAACATTTCTTTATCTGTTAATAAAGGAGAAATAGTTGCATTGCTCGGAGCAAACGGAGCTGGTAAAACAACATTATTGCAAACGATTTCAGGACTTTTAAAACCTACTGAAGGTAAGATATTGTACCAGGGTAATAACATTACTGGAATGGAAGCAGAAAAAGTTGTTGAAAAACATCTTGTGCACGTTCCTGAACACCGACAAATATTTTCAACGATGACTGTACTAGACAATTTATATTTAGGGGCTTATCATCATCGTAAAAAAACAAAGATGAAAAATATAGAAAATAATATTGAAAAAGTTTTTAATTTATTTCCAATTTTAAAAGATAGGAAGGATCAGTTAGGAGGAACGATGTCTGGTGGGCAACAGCAGATGCTTGCTATTGCAAGGGGAGTAATGTCTGAACCGGAGTTACTTCTACTTGATGAACCTACACTCGGATTAGCACCTCTAATTGCGAAAGATGTACTTGAACTTGTCAGGAATTTACGTGCTGAATTCGGTACGACAGTATTGTTGATTGAACAAAATGTGACGGCATCGTTAAAAATTGCTGATCGTGGATATGTAATTTCCCACGGTACGATTGTCAAAAGCGGAAACTCTAAACAGTTGTTAAATGATCCTGAAGTAAAAGAAGCTTACCTTGGCCACACAGTAAACTAA
- a CDS encoding ABC transporter ATP-binding protein, whose amino-acid sequence MLKIDSITKKFGGIVANNEVSFTVEDGQIVGLIGPNGAGKSTMFNMISSIYQPTTGSITFLGNRIDKLPAYQVAPLGISRTFQNIQVFKSMTVIENVMVGQHMQTKTNFSGMVSLLLGSRSEEKLVYDKAMSYLEFFGLENLFDQKAASLSLGKLRLLEFARAFATQPKLLLLDEIAAGLNHKETLEMSELITKVRDSGVTILVVEHDMDLVMRICEKIIVLDQGTKIAEGTPKEIQENEAVITAYLGADIDSSEIMEAVI is encoded by the coding sequence ATGTTAAAGATTGACTCTATTACAAAAAAGTTTGGTGGCATTGTTGCAAACAATGAAGTTTCATTTACGGTTGAAGATGGGCAAATCGTCGGTCTAATAGGTCCAAACGGTGCAGGAAAAAGCACAATGTTTAATATGATCTCATCTATTTATCAACCTACTACTGGAAGTATTACATTTTTAGGGAATAGAATTGATAAATTACCTGCTTATCAAGTTGCGCCGTTAGGAATTTCTCGTACTTTCCAAAATATACAGGTATTTAAAAGTATGACGGTAATTGAGAATGTAATGGTTGGTCAACATATGCAAACAAAGACAAATTTTTCGGGAATGGTCTCGCTTCTTCTGGGATCAAGAAGTGAGGAGAAACTAGTATATGACAAGGCCATGAGTTATTTAGAATTTTTTGGTCTAGAGAACCTTTTTGATCAGAAGGCAGCTAGCTTATCACTCGGAAAGTTACGTCTACTTGAATTTGCAAGAGCGTTCGCCACACAGCCGAAACTGCTATTACTTGATGAAATAGCTGCTGGCCTGAATCATAAAGAGACGCTGGAAATGAGTGAATTAATTACTAAAGTGCGTGATTCAGGTGTGACAATTTTAGTTGTAGAGCATGACATGGATCTTGTTATGAGAATTTGTGAGAAGATTATCGTTTTAGACCAAGGCACGAAAATAGCCGAAGGAACACCGAAAGAAATCCAAGAGAATGAAGCCGTGATTACCGCCTACTTAGGTGCTGATATAGATAGTAGTGAAATTATGGAGGCGGTGATATGA